From Labrus bergylta chromosome 22, fLabBer1.1, whole genome shotgun sequence, one genomic window encodes:
- the gpr185b gene encoding G-protein coupled receptor 12 isoform X1: MMVWTARKSKICFDFWNLFAMILSLAAVAAMSSGGSSSLNSSSPLLDPFDSSTSWSLGEDPSNSSSEPVARTLTPDLQPATTAVVVQEVSPWDVALCVTGTLISCENALVIAVLFYTPTLRAPMFILIGSLAVADLLAGLGLILNFVFTYLVDSSVEFVTLLSVALLISAFSASVLNILAITVDRYLSLYNALTYHTERTVTYTYVMVIFIWVLCLTLGLLPALGWNCLRDDSACSICRPVTKINAVALAVTFLLVFALMMQLYLQICKIAFRHAQQIAVQHQFVAISTTKGVSTLSAILCAFGACWLPFAMYSIVADSTYPVIYTYATVLPATCCSVINPIIYAFRNPDIQKSLWMACCGCVPSNLSLRPRTSSDV, encoded by the exons ATGATGGTTTGGACTGCGAGGAAATCAAAAATCTGCTTCGATTTCTGGAACCTTTTCG CTATGATTCTCTCCCTGGCTGCGGTAGCGGCCATGAGTAGTGGCGGCAGTAGCAGCCTCaactcctcctcccccctcctcgaCCCCTTCGACTCCTCCACCTCCTGGAGCCTCGGCGAGGACCCGTCCAACTCCTCCTCCGAACCGGTCGCGAGGACTCTGACCCCGGACCTCCAGCCGGCGACCACCGCCGTGGTTGTCCAGGAAGTGAGCCCTTGGGATGTGGCGCTCTGTGTGACGGGGACCCTCATCTCCTGCGAGAACGCCCTGGTGATCGCCGTGCTGTTCTACACGCCGACGCTGCGCGCTCCGATGTTCATCCTGATCGGGTCCCTGGCGGTGGCGGACCTCCTGGCGGGTCTGGGCCTCATCTTGAACTTCGTCTTCACGTATCTGGTCGACAGCTCGGTAGAGTTTGTGACGCTGCTGTCGGTCGCGCTGCTCATCTCGGCCTTCTCAGCGTCCGTCCTCAACATCCTCGCCATCACGGTGGACCGCTACCTTTCCTTGTACAATGCCCTGACCTACCACACGGAGCGGACCGTCACCTACACCTACGTGATGGTGATCTTCATCTGGGTGCTGTGTCTCACGCTGGGACTGCTGCCGGCGCTCGGCTGGAACTGCCTCAGAGACGATTCGGCGTGCAGCATCTGCAGGCCCGTCACCAAAATCAACGCCGTGGCGCTCGCCGTCaccttcctcctcgtcttcgCCCTCATGATGCAGCTCTACCTGCAGATCTGCAAGATCGCCTTCCGCCACGCGCAGCAGATCGCGGTGCAGCATCAGTTCGTCGCCATCTCCACCACCAAGGGAGTCTCCACGCTGTCGGCCATCTTGTGCGCCTTCGGGGCGTGCTGGCTCCCATTCGCCATGTACTCGATTGTCGCGGACTCGACCTACCCTGTAATATACACGTACGCCACCGTCCTACCAGCGACCTGCTGCTCTGTGATTAACCCCATCATCTATGCGTTCCGCAACCCAGACATCCAGAAGTCGCTGTGGATGGCGTGCTGCGGGTGCGTCCCATCCAATCTCTCCCTCAGACCGAGGACCTCCAGTGACGTGTAG
- the gpr185b gene encoding G-protein coupled receptor 12 isoform X2: MILSLAAVAAMSSGGSSSLNSSSPLLDPFDSSTSWSLGEDPSNSSSEPVARTLTPDLQPATTAVVVQEVSPWDVALCVTGTLISCENALVIAVLFYTPTLRAPMFILIGSLAVADLLAGLGLILNFVFTYLVDSSVEFVTLLSVALLISAFSASVLNILAITVDRYLSLYNALTYHTERTVTYTYVMVIFIWVLCLTLGLLPALGWNCLRDDSACSICRPVTKINAVALAVTFLLVFALMMQLYLQICKIAFRHAQQIAVQHQFVAISTTKGVSTLSAILCAFGACWLPFAMYSIVADSTYPVIYTYATVLPATCCSVINPIIYAFRNPDIQKSLWMACCGCVPSNLSLRPRTSSDV, encoded by the coding sequence ATGATTCTCTCCCTGGCTGCGGTAGCGGCCATGAGTAGTGGCGGCAGTAGCAGCCTCaactcctcctcccccctcctcgaCCCCTTCGACTCCTCCACCTCCTGGAGCCTCGGCGAGGACCCGTCCAACTCCTCCTCCGAACCGGTCGCGAGGACTCTGACCCCGGACCTCCAGCCGGCGACCACCGCCGTGGTTGTCCAGGAAGTGAGCCCTTGGGATGTGGCGCTCTGTGTGACGGGGACCCTCATCTCCTGCGAGAACGCCCTGGTGATCGCCGTGCTGTTCTACACGCCGACGCTGCGCGCTCCGATGTTCATCCTGATCGGGTCCCTGGCGGTGGCGGACCTCCTGGCGGGTCTGGGCCTCATCTTGAACTTCGTCTTCACGTATCTGGTCGACAGCTCGGTAGAGTTTGTGACGCTGCTGTCGGTCGCGCTGCTCATCTCGGCCTTCTCAGCGTCCGTCCTCAACATCCTCGCCATCACGGTGGACCGCTACCTTTCCTTGTACAATGCCCTGACCTACCACACGGAGCGGACCGTCACCTACACCTACGTGATGGTGATCTTCATCTGGGTGCTGTGTCTCACGCTGGGACTGCTGCCGGCGCTCGGCTGGAACTGCCTCAGAGACGATTCGGCGTGCAGCATCTGCAGGCCCGTCACCAAAATCAACGCCGTGGCGCTCGCCGTCaccttcctcctcgtcttcgCCCTCATGATGCAGCTCTACCTGCAGATCTGCAAGATCGCCTTCCGCCACGCGCAGCAGATCGCGGTGCAGCATCAGTTCGTCGCCATCTCCACCACCAAGGGAGTCTCCACGCTGTCGGCCATCTTGTGCGCCTTCGGGGCGTGCTGGCTCCCATTCGCCATGTACTCGATTGTCGCGGACTCGACCTACCCTGTAATATACACGTACGCCACCGTCCTACCAGCGACCTGCTGCTCTGTGATTAACCCCATCATCTATGCGTTCCGCAACCCAGACATCCAGAAGTCGCTGTGGATGGCGTGCTGCGGGTGCGTCCCATCCAATCTCTCCCTCAGACCGAGGACCTCCAGTGACGTGTAG